The Magnolia sinica isolate HGM2019 chromosome 11, MsV1, whole genome shotgun sequence DNA window ctatagcttgggtcgaatccatttttcattagatgtatttccatatcatcataagaaatcagAAAATGTGCATATCTGCAAGTGGAGCATGGACAAGGAATGGATTCTCTatcaggaaggttttcttgtgcaaactttgaaaaacttttgattccagaaagaaaacgtgggtctaggaaacttagtgtcatccactccctattcattacagccagATCTTGATTAACCAAGGGGttcattttcaacctgcaccttaccaaaaattaaagttggaaattagcCTCATGTACCATCCTCCTcaaagttggaaatgaaggaagtgctatctGAGGATTgaacccatacagatattatttACCAAATACAATTTATTAAGGAGTTtgtaatcattgtatttttacaacaAATTAATAATGTTGCTAACATTTTGCTCTACCCAATGTAGTTTCTGTGAAACCACTACAATGAGATATTTCATAAAAAAGTCTCAGAAGAAAGATACTTTCAGTTTTAACATGTTTTTGTAAACATGGTATAAATGGCTCTTAATAGAGAAAATATATATTACAAGACAGGTCAATGTACTAACTTTattatcatttttcatttttaaattgcAAAGGTAGTTATATACATGGGTACAACTAGATGCACTCAACACTACAAAAGTTGTGCTTTcacatcctcaccattaaaagatAGAGGAGGGAATCTAGTGAGCATTCACTAGCAATACATCAGTGGGAGTCAAGCCCAAGTCGCCCCACTAGCAGGGAGATTCACTAGCAGCTCAACTAACATGCATACATTAGCTGTGTCGACAAGGGAAAACTAGTTTTCAAATCATGTTAACACAAATCAACAATGACGGAGGGTAAAATAAAACATTCCAAACCTCAATTTGTTAGTGTTACAATGTAAAACTTGGTTATAGAATACAACAAGCTTTGGAGTTCTCCCTATGTTTCCCCAATTTTTCTACTACTATATTTGTAAGCACATTATAAATTTTCACAAAAACCCTAACCCGCTGGGAAATGGCTATGATTATGATGAAGACAGTACTAATGGTGATTGGGAAAAGGCTATGATTATGATGAAGATAGTACTGATGGTGATTATTTCCAAAGAATCAATGGATAATACCCAATTGTAGGTTAGGGATGCATTAGTCCAATTCTAGTTTCATCATCTTTCTAAAATTCTAAATAATGCACAGAGATGGACACGCAAAGTCCATGTGCTTCCCTATAGAATGGATTGTTCTCTTTGCACAACAAACCATTTAGCATTcctgttagagagagagagagagagagagagagagagcagcataTTCTATTTTTCAGTGGCATTTCTCGATAGAAGGAGTTCACTTTTGGAAACATGCGACCCTTTTACAGAAGCTTTCTCATTAAAAGCCTTTTTACCAACTCCAAGACAAGCTTTCTTCGACAACTAGCTAATTACTCACAAGGCAGCCCATTTCCATTGTTACTTAAGtgtacttcttcttcttcagctacATCATAAGTGGTAGCTGCTGCTTACAACGAATTTCAACATCTTATAATGGCAGACTTTGGTATCATTGTTCTACAAAAGCCATGGACAGGAGCTATTTCGACCCAATATATTTGGGTCTACTGCCCCCATCAAGTTCTTAACAACCATGGGTGATGCCGCAGAACCTGTTACACAGGACTCTTCTTCAGTTAGCCTTAAGACAGTTCGGCCCATCAAATTCAAAAGGCCTGATAAAACAACCAGGCACATAATGCAGATTTTGGATACGGAAGCAGTGGAGGCAGTAAAGGAAAATAGAGAGATCCTTGACATAAAGTCCTGTTATACTGTCCAGCTTAAAGTGGAAGTGCCCGAGAACAAGTGTCAAGTTTCGATTATGAAAGGCATTATTATAGCAAGGCGCAATGCTGGTCTCAATACAACATTTAGATTACGGAGGCTGGTAGCAGGTGTTGGAGTGGAATCTGTTTTCCCTTTATACTCTCCCAACATAAAGGAATTCAAAGTGATGGACAAGAAGGAAGTCAGGAAGGCAAAGTTATATTACCTTAGGGACAGAATGAATGCTCTCAGGAAATAAGAGCTGTACAAGTGAGACTCTCCCCCTGATTTTTCTTCCCAATGGATTTGATTGAATCAATTTCCATATTTTATTCGAATGCATTAGCTGATACTTTTGCACACAAGATGTCTGGGGAAATGGTACCTGGATCCACAGATACCTAAAATACGGTTTCATCGGATTGGGTCTAGATTTTGGGTCTGATTAAGAATCTAGATCCTACTTAGTTGGATCGGATTCCTATCAATTTTGGGTAATAAAAGTCTCTAAATCTGTTCACAGATGTTGGTTTTGATCTAATCAGGTCTATATGTGGGTGCAATGCTTCAAATCTTGTTAGAAATATATTCAGATACCTGAATCCACCATATACCTgtgtatgcattttatttttatttttaatttcagtatttattttattaaaaaaaacattTAGCATTCTCCAACCGATAGTTCAACTACTGAACATCTCAACTCAGTTTAGGTCGATATAAACCATTGGAGAAGCAACATCCCTTGATGCTATCAACATAACCAGTTCTAAAGGTTTTGGAATTTATGAGAAAAAGAACTTTGTGACATTGGATAAATTTCTATAGCATAGCAGTATAACACATTTAGAGGAAGTCAAATGCTTGGTTCCCTCACAAGCTCTTTCAGTGCAAGGGTACCGAGTATAATTTTAACATCCTATCAAAATCCAAAAATCCCCCAAATGAAAGTTTCAATTTTCTAGCATTGCAGAACCAAATTCAGAGAAAGAAAGTAACCAAACGCCATTTCAGAATCATCTGtgcaaaatcaaaagaaaaggaaaagaaaaacccagTTAAAGTTTCTACCATTCTAGCAATAAAGAAAAgcaactaagaaagattaaacaaCCAACAACATTACAGAAAAGGAAGTTTCAGGATATTTTGCCAAAAGCCAAGAAATCCAGATGAAGTTTCTAGCTTCCCAGCATTACAGAACCGAAATCATAGAAGTAAAACAACCACAACACTATACAACAAAAGATTATTTCTGGTTCTCTGATGCGTTCCTTGTAGCCTCTCTTCCACGGCTTAGAGATGGGTTCTGGTGTTCTGTTGTTGGTGGCTCAGCTTCACCATTACCAGTTAGAACATTCTTATCTCGCCTTGAAAGGCTGATTTCTACCACTAATTGATGAATAGGCATAGAGATTTCTCGTGCAAGATATATATGTTGGGCAAGTGATATTACAAGATACAGAAACAAAGATTTCAATGGCTCATCCGACTGCAACTGATTttggaaatagagagagagagagagactaactgttcttctctttcttgcagcgaaagggggttttgaaaatgctagtgagagagagaggttgggaaacagagagaggggaatgcggccgAGAGATggggagagggtgagggagagcgggagatcgagagatggtgagggagaggctgagtgcgagagagagagagagggtgagggagcttgggagatggagagagggagaaacgTGTGGATGCAAAAACCCTGGTTTTGGGAGGTACACAggcgggagaaaatggcggaATGATTTTCATTTAGGGAGGGGCGCATGACGGACGACTCATTAGGACCGTGGGTTTTaagatcgtgggacccaccatgatgtatgttatttatccactccatccattaaatttaaaatattattttaatggttgatgcaaaaaatgagtcagaatgAAGCTGTAAGAAGACGACACAACATATTAAtaattgaaatttaatttttatgatttcttattgtgtggtccacttagacctttaatctacataatttttggcccaatccactgaaattatatatcagaatttatggatggcttagatcaaacacatatatttcaatgggccacatggagccccttaagcaccatcaatatTTAATATGGCTATGATGAGGGGGTAGGCTTTAGGTACGGATCAATTAAGTTTTAggcatggattaa harbors:
- the LOC131218265 gene encoding large ribosomal subunit protein bL19c-like, which gives rise to MGDAAEPVTQDSSSVSLKTVRPIKFKRPDKTTRHIMQILDTEAVEAVKENREILDIKSCYTVQLKVEVPENKCQVSIMKGIIIARRNAGLNTTFRLRRLVAGVGVESVFPLYSPNIKEFKVMDKKEVRKAKLYYLRDRMNALRK